The Candidatus Hydrogenedentota bacterium genome includes a window with the following:
- the cas6 gene encoding type I-MYXAN CRISPR-associated protein Cas6/Cmx6, with protein sequence MPIVDLSFVLTGNTLPADHGYALYGAISRILPALHPPGIALVEQGADPIWKDVGIHPIFGANAGNRLILLGPHSRLRLRVPSEMTSEVLCLAGKRLDVDGCALLVGVPQIQSLIPAPTLRCRMAVIKGYMEPEPFLESAQKSLRELGIGGRAALVPRSAGPSREGRYSSIEGRSPWIRRTLRVRDKTIVGYALTVSELTAEESILLQEKGIGGRRRLGCGIFVPVKE encoded by the coding sequence ATGCCAATTGTTGACCTCTCTTTTGTCCTTACTGGAAACACCCTGCCCGCCGATCATGGCTACGCCCTTTATGGCGCCATAAGCCGGATTCTCCCCGCCCTTCACCCACCCGGAATCGCCTTGGTTGAACAAGGGGCGGACCCGATTTGGAAAGATGTGGGCATTCACCCCATTTTCGGGGCAAACGCCGGAAACCGGTTGATTTTACTTGGACCGCACAGCCGTCTCCGGCTGCGCGTCCCTTCGGAAATGACATCGGAGGTGTTATGTTTGGCTGGAAAACGCCTTGATGTGGATGGGTGCGCCCTGCTTGTTGGCGTTCCTCAAATCCAGTCTCTAATTCCCGCTCCCACGCTCCGCTGCCGCATGGCCGTCATCAAGGGATACATGGAACCGGAGCCCTTTCTGGAATCGGCGCAGAAAAGCCTCCGCGAACTCGGCATCGGGGGCCGGGCCGCATTGGTGCCCCGAAGTGCGGGTCCTTCCCGTGAGGGCCGCTATTCCAGCATAGAAGGCCGCTCACCCTGGATTCGCCGCACGCTCCGGGTTCGTGACAAAACCATCGTCGGTTACGCCCTGACCGTTTCAGAACTCACCGCCGAGGAGTCCATCCTGCTTCAGGAGAAGGGCATTGGCGGCCGAAGGCGGCTCGGATGCGGGATATTTGTGCCGGTCAAGGAGTGA
- the cas3 gene encoding CRISPR-associated helicase Cas3', which translates to MKAAEVLVGCLHGDIRRVFQCGESEACHWAHAVRMAAWLHDWGKANDHFQNMLLHNREQGVRHELMTWAAMDVFSEWLEPCFQSNPPWVKAAVYYSVAGHHLKFPDKVERTGTRVRLMLAHPSFAEVLTLGHRFIRNGNPPHVVDVEYTLGSRGTLNAFANKTIRMLGADFSPLEMRLIAAVKATLIAADLAGSALPRGGMDLEIWVRDRLEKNLDSGTLETIVSQRLKKDQPIRPFQQQVRDADAHTLLVEAGCGTGKTAAAYLWASKRADGRRLFFCYPTTTTASEGFSGYLHDPDFDALLVHGRSDVDYDLLENLPERNEEEQNLRSLRMEALDTWPFPAVVCTAHTVLGIMENTRRSLYAWPSLARSVLVFDEVHAFSDTLFSYLLRLMRELPGIPMLLMTATLPPARRAALQRGAEERGSWRVIGGPEDRESAPRYRIHRSSEENAWNEAAAIIESGGKVLWICNTVNRAMNTMEKVVERGINVEPFHSRYRYKDRLLRQRMVIDGFAPGAPAFLAVTTQVAEMSLDLSADLLVMERAPVPAMIQRMGRLNRFHESPKKTALALVLEPKSRLPYSPEDFHGSEEWLDRVADGEPKSQRDLAEAFVESAGNAQMILPVPRCEWIDGLWQSDIKRPIVDPSPSVEVVREEDAHLDRPVENAIPMPIPRGGMHHAWPRLGRFLVAPADSLQYDERTGAQWKQ; encoded by the coding sequence ATGAAGGCTGCGGAGGTGCTTGTAGGCTGTCTCCACGGGGATATCCGGCGGGTTTTCCAATGCGGGGAAAGCGAGGCCTGCCATTGGGCGCATGCGGTCAGAATGGCGGCATGGCTGCATGATTGGGGCAAGGCAAATGACCATTTCCAGAATATGCTGCTGCATAACCGCGAACAGGGGGTCCGCCATGAACTGATGACCTGGGCCGCAATGGATGTGTTCTCCGAATGGCTGGAACCGTGTTTCCAGTCGAATCCGCCCTGGGTAAAGGCCGCAGTTTATTACAGTGTCGCAGGGCATCACCTGAAGTTTCCCGACAAGGTGGAGAGAACCGGCACCCGGGTCCGCCTGATGCTGGCCCACCCCTCGTTTGCAGAAGTCTTAACCCTCGGGCACCGGTTTATCCGAAACGGCAACCCGCCCCACGTGGTGGATGTGGAATACACACTGGGCAGCCGGGGCACTTTGAATGCCTTTGCAAACAAGACGATAAGGATGCTGGGTGCGGATTTTTCCCCGCTGGAAATGCGCCTTATTGCGGCGGTGAAAGCCACCCTGATTGCCGCGGACCTTGCGGGTTCCGCATTGCCCCGCGGTGGCATGGACCTGGAAATCTGGGTGCGGGACCGGCTGGAAAAAAACCTCGACAGCGGCACTTTGGAGACAATTGTCAGTCAACGGTTGAAAAAAGACCAGCCAATCCGCCCGTTTCAGCAACAGGTGCGGGATGCGGACGCGCACACCCTGCTGGTGGAGGCGGGGTGCGGAACGGGGAAGACAGCCGCGGCTTATCTGTGGGCGTCCAAACGTGCAGACGGGAGACGGCTCTTCTTTTGCTATCCCACCACAACCACGGCCTCGGAGGGTTTTTCGGGCTACCTGCATGACCCCGATTTCGACGCGCTGCTGGTGCATGGCAGGTCTGACGTGGACTATGACCTTCTCGAAAACCTGCCTGAGAGAAACGAGGAGGAGCAGAATCTGCGCAGCCTGCGGATGGAGGCACTGGACACCTGGCCGTTCCCCGCAGTCGTCTGCACCGCCCACACGGTGTTGGGCATTATGGAGAACACCCGCCGCAGTTTGTATGCCTGGCCTTCATTGGCGCGCTCCGTGCTTGTCTTTGACGAGGTCCACGCCTTCAGCGACACCCTTTTCTCCTACCTGTTGCGCCTCATGCGGGAGTTGCCCGGCATTCCGATGCTGCTGATGACCGCCACACTGCCCCCCGCCCGGCGGGCCGCCCTGCAACGCGGGGCGGAAGAGCGCGGTTCGTGGCGGGTGATTGGCGGGCCGGAAGATCGCGAGTCGGCCCCGCGCTACAGGATACACAGGTCTTCCGAGGAGAATGCCTGGAATGAGGCCGCCGCCATCATTGAGTCAGGGGGGAAGGTGCTCTGGATTTGCAACACGGTCAACCGCGCCATGAACACCATGGAGAAGGTGGTTGAACGGGGAATTAACGTTGAACCTTTCCATAGCCGCTACCGATACAAGGACCGCCTACTTCGCCAGCGCATGGTCATAGACGGCTTTGCCCCAGGCGCGCCCGCCTTTCTAGCCGTCACCACCCAGGTTGCGGAAATGTCCCTGGACCTCTCGGCGGACCTTCTTGTGATGGAACGCGCCCCGGTTCCGGCCATGATACAGCGCATGGGCCGACTGAACAGGTTCCATGAATCACCCAAGAAAACCGCACTCGCCCTCGTGTTGGAGCCGAAGAGTCGGTTGCCTTACTCCCCGGAGGACTTTCACGGCTCGGAGGAGTGGCTGGACCGGGTTGCCGACGGTGAACCCAAGTCCCAACGAGACTTGGCGGAAGCATTCGTCGAATCTGCCGGGAATGCGCAAATGATTCTCCCGGTGCCAAGATGCGAGTGGATAGACGGACTGTGGCAGAGCGACATCAAGCGTCCCATTGTGGACCCGTCCCCCTCCGTGGAGGTGGTCCGCGAGGAGGATGCACATCTTGACCGCCCCGTTGAAAACGCCATCCCCATGCCGATACCCCGGGGAGGCATGCACCACGCCTGGCCGCGGCTCGGACGCTTTCTGGTGGCGCCCGCAGACTCGCTTCAATACGATGAAAGGACCGGCGCGCAATGGAAACAATGA
- the cas8a1 gene encoding type I-MYXAN CRISPR-associated Cas8a1/Cmx1, translated as METMTLKLFDPGMAPLHRAGLAGLWMTLKRFSETKPDLGGLTWEMDDVSVTLHFPDNAAAALDKLLKAAFTVGREGLLGFAAHETHPMGLAERVLLSEAMRNTFLQHNKHNMILGGTEKKELSVAMDENRVFVTYTPFAKKTFAHREMAGSFFTKENRFEHDICIKGWLFPGATERHSGLDGTEISETPGRLLCLLFAPTACLFQRLKHRGADGKNDRRRGYGVVVPHITSLGCYGRSFANYLAAPVERLAADGAGDAGLCALCALRAQDSLDTLGVDGCTVFVMGTVTWSPQQQSRTAIVRLECLDMKMLDYFDRTFRCLPNRRVIYEKPDGPKGKQTITRKFFIASSPVRGLAAENIALGREWFRGFSGMMASKKQGANTAREKGGLAAMIRDKDNWEDPLAQRFVEAMHEAIRSRYGALAAQAAQRGERIPFDREYERMRVGLSRVKNAATLRAEVTDLFARAGLNKTLQGHWQELLPLINGNDWQRARDLALLALVSYSGKGSEELDAAEPQTEDEE; from the coding sequence ATGGAAACAATGACACTGAAACTTTTCGACCCCGGCATGGCGCCGCTGCACCGGGCGGGGCTTGCCGGGCTGTGGATGACCCTGAAGAGGTTCTCCGAAACCAAGCCGGACCTGGGCGGCCTCACTTGGGAGATGGATGACGTTTCAGTCACGCTTCATTTTCCGGACAACGCCGCCGCGGCGCTGGACAAACTGTTAAAGGCGGCGTTTACGGTGGGTAGAGAAGGATTGCTAGGTTTTGCCGCACACGAGACGCATCCGATGGGACTTGCAGAGCGGGTTTTGCTCAGCGAGGCCATGCGCAACACCTTCCTGCAGCATAACAAACATAATATGATTCTAGGGGGCACTGAAAAAAAGGAACTCTCTGTAGCTATGGATGAAAACCGGGTATTTGTAACCTATACGCCATTTGCCAAAAAAACATTCGCACACCGTGAGATGGCGGGGTCATTTTTCACCAAAGAAAACCGGTTTGAACATGATATCTGCATCAAGGGATGGCTTTTTCCCGGCGCAACCGAAAGGCATAGCGGTCTTGATGGCACCGAAATCTCAGAGACCCCAGGAAGGCTGCTCTGCCTTCTGTTCGCCCCGACCGCCTGCCTTTTCCAAAGGCTGAAACATAGGGGGGCTGACGGCAAAAACGACAGGAGGCGTGGTTATGGGGTGGTGGTGCCGCACATTACAAGCCTGGGCTGCTATGGCAGAAGTTTTGCAAACTATCTGGCCGCCCCGGTGGAAAGGCTTGCTGCGGATGGTGCGGGAGATGCCGGACTCTGCGCGCTGTGCGCCCTTCGCGCGCAGGACTCACTGGACACCCTGGGCGTGGATGGCTGCACCGTGTTCGTGATGGGCACGGTCACATGGTCCCCCCAACAGCAGAGCAGAACCGCCATTGTGCGCCTGGAATGCCTTGACATGAAAATGCTGGACTACTTCGACAGGACATTTAGATGCCTACCCAACAGGCGCGTCATCTATGAAAAGCCGGATGGGCCCAAGGGAAAGCAAACAATTACCCGCAAGTTTTTCATTGCGTCCAGCCCCGTCCGGGGACTTGCCGCAGAGAACATCGCCTTGGGCCGCGAGTGGTTCCGGGGATTTTCAGGGATGATGGCATCAAAAAAACAGGGCGCCAACACCGCCCGCGAGAAAGGAGGACTGGCCGCGATGATCAGGGACAAGGACAATTGGGAGGACCCTCTGGCGCAGCGCTTTGTCGAGGCGATGCACGAGGCGATCCGCAGCCGCTACGGCGCGCTGGCGGCGCAGGCGGCGCAACGGGGGGAGCGCATCCCCTTTGACCGCGAATATGAGCGGATGCGCGTGGGGCTGTCGCGCGTGAAGAACGCCGCCACCCTGCGGGCGGAGGTCACCGACCTTTTTGCACGCGCCGGACTGAACAAGACCCTGCAGGGGCACTGGCAGGAACTGCTGCCGCTCATCAATGGAAACGACTGGCAGCGCGCGCGCGATCTGGCGCTGTTGGCGCTGGTGTCCTATTCGGGCAAGGGAAGCGAGGAACTTGACGCGGCGGAGCCGCAAACGGAGGATGAAGAATGA
- a CDS encoding DevR family CRISPR-associated autoregulator encodes MSIHVFGAIVTAPGVAANNRGANEGNITTLQKLLWKGQVHTTVSAEAIRWAVRYHWQRAGMPVNRRWNDDKEDHDWQNLAFDPVVYLDDDLLGYMDAKAPKEDGSDEAAGEKTGKKGKAKGTTTKRRGVLEVTRSISTTPFVGDMTFNAKSGEKGRTSLYGTEVHATRYQYGFALTPERLTVPERAAAAIDAVVSLGEVAGNHSRFLFDFSPESIILRVTEDPAPRLLYCFEEREDGKIGAPLLMDRIKSGDIAPEEIFIGGNILEWPYMSMLPGVNLFHGVKAAAEACKAALAARLKG; translated from the coding sequence ATGAGTATCCATGTGTTTGGCGCAATTGTCACCGCCCCCGGCGTGGCCGCAAACAATCGAGGCGCGAACGAGGGCAACATCACCACCCTGCAGAAACTGCTCTGGAAGGGGCAGGTCCACACCACCGTTTCCGCCGAGGCCATCCGCTGGGCCGTGCGCTACCACTGGCAGCGCGCGGGGATGCCCGTAAACCGCCGCTGGAACGATGACAAGGAGGACCACGACTGGCAAAACCTCGCCTTTGACCCCGTCGTGTATCTGGATGATGATTTGCTGGGGTACATGGATGCAAAGGCCCCCAAAGAGGACGGCAGTGACGAGGCCGCCGGCGAAAAGACCGGCAAGAAGGGCAAGGCCAAGGGGACCACCACCAAGCGCAGGGGCGTGCTCGAGGTCACCCGTTCCATCTCCACCACGCCCTTCGTGGGGGACATGACCTTCAACGCCAAGAGCGGCGAAAAGGGACGGACCAGCCTCTACGGCACCGAAGTCCACGCCACCCGCTACCAGTACGGCTTTGCCCTGACCCCCGAGCGCCTCACTGTTCCAGAGCGCGCCGCCGCCGCCATTGACGCGGTCGTGAGTCTGGGCGAGGTGGCCGGGAACCACAGCCGTTTCCTTTTTGATTTCTCGCCAGAGTCCATCATCCTGCGGGTCACGGAAGACCCGGCCCCCCGGCTGCTTTACTGTTTTGAGGAGAGGGAGGACGGAAAAATCGGGGCGCCCTTGCTGATGGACCGGATTAAATCTGGAGACATCGCCCCGGAAGAAATCTTCATCGGCGGGAACATTCTGGAATGGCCCTATATGTCCATGCTGCCCGGCGTGAACCTATTCCACGGAGTGAAGGCCGCGGCGGAGGCCTGTAAGGCGGCGCTGGCGGCGCGCTTGAAAGGATGA
- the cas5 gene encoding type I-MYXAN CRISPR-associated protein Cas5/Cmx5/DevS, protein MNAVSLSVSVPVCAFRRPYAREFLETERVPPPATVYGFLLSLVGEEDRWKYTGTRLAIAMLSLPALSTVLRTVWRVKSNKSGLGIGKNKTPDYQELLIGLELAVWVAPGDVAERLADGLANPATITRYGGLSLGESRDLVDEVRLNPHYGGRRGVWLSRDPGGSLPLPVWVDHVGSKGTRWEQFGLRDALLEPPPENDDRWITILPPANTDDE, encoded by the coding sequence ATGAACGCCGTCTCATTGTCCGTGTCCGTGCCGGTGTGCGCCTTCCGGCGTCCCTACGCGCGGGAGTTTCTGGAGACGGAGCGGGTGCCGCCGCCCGCCACGGTCTACGGATTCCTTCTGTCGCTGGTGGGCGAGGAGGACCGCTGGAAATATACGGGTACCCGTCTGGCCATAGCCATGCTGTCCCTGCCCGCGTTGTCCACCGTGCTTCGCACCGTGTGGCGCGTGAAAAGTAACAAGTCGGGTCTTGGTATTGGAAAAAATAAAACTCCCGATTACCAGGAACTGCTTATAGGGCTGGAGTTGGCCGTCTGGGTGGCGCCGGGCGATGTTGCTGAACGTCTGGCCGATGGGCTGGCAAACCCCGCAACCATCACCCGCTATGGCGGACTGAGCCTGGGAGAGAGCCGGGACCTTGTGGACGAGGTCCGTCTGAATCCCCACTACGGGGGACGCCGGGGGGTGTGGCTTTCACGCGATCCCGGCGGTAGCCTTCCCTTGCCGGTGTGGGTGGACCATGTTGGTTCCAAGGGCACCCGGTGGGAACAGTTCGGGCTGCGGGACGCGCTCCTGGAACCACCTCCGGAAAATGATGACCGCTGGATTACCATTCTTCCTCCGGCAAATACTGATGACGAGTGA
- the cas1 gene encoding type I-MYXAN CRISPR-associated endonuclease Cas1 — protein MTSDADTPPLRVMALHALAYCERLFYLEEVEEIRVVDDRVFAGRALHAEIEREEGESRVFEVSSETLGLTGKLDAVRHREGGWVPVEHKRGRARKALTKGADPEAWPSDSLQVSAYGMLLEEALGQPVAEGRVRYHADNKTVRVPLDQEARNRVRAALVRARELRSSLKRPPVTENEKFCVRCSLAPVCLPEEERLAVNPEWEPLRLFPPRDERGVIHVTQPGTRIGKSGDMFVVTPLEGSEEKFPLAEVGAVALHGNVQMSTQAIHLCAANDIAVHWFGGGGAYLAGLASGAGQVQRRLRQYQALADPEIAFHLAGRLAHAKVEGQLRYLLRATRGRPRDGVTSDAVHTMRRALSGIASAESREELRGQEGIAARAWFEIFPNKLLAEGVPEEMRSSGRTRRPPKDRFNAVLSFGYALLHRSVMQALINVGLEPAFGFYHTPRSAAHPLALDLMELFRVPLWDIPLLGSLNRKQWDVKADFMVSRASVWLSDSGRRKAIELYERRLQESWRHPVVGYSLSYARAIELEARLLEKEWTGNPGLFARSRLR, from the coding sequence ATGACGAGTGATGCGGATACTCCCCCCCTCCGGGTGATGGCGCTGCACGCCCTGGCGTATTGCGAGCGGCTCTTTTACTTGGAGGAGGTGGAGGAAATCCGCGTGGTGGATGACCGTGTGTTTGCGGGGCGGGCGCTGCACGCAGAGATTGAGCGCGAGGAGGGGGAGTCCCGCGTCTTCGAGGTGTCCAGCGAAACGCTGGGGCTGACGGGCAAGCTGGACGCCGTCCGCCACCGCGAGGGCGGGTGGGTGCCTGTGGAGCACAAGCGCGGCCGTGCGCGAAAAGCCCTCACAAAGGGCGCTGATCCGGAGGCCTGGCCATCCGATTCCCTGCAGGTTTCCGCATACGGAATGCTTTTGGAGGAGGCTCTCGGGCAGCCGGTGGCCGAGGGGCGGGTCCGGTACCATGCGGACAACAAAACCGTCCGCGTGCCACTGGACCAGGAAGCCAGAAACCGGGTGCGTGCGGCCTTGGTCCGGGCCAGGGAACTGCGTTCGTCATTGAAGCGCCCCCCGGTGACGGAGAACGAAAAATTCTGTGTCCGTTGCTCCCTGGCCCCCGTGTGCCTGCCGGAGGAGGAGCGTCTTGCCGTCAATCCGGAATGGGAGCCGCTGCGCCTGTTTCCACCGCGCGACGAGCGCGGTGTCATCCATGTCACCCAGCCTGGAACAAGAATTGGAAAATCGGGCGACATGTTTGTGGTGACCCCATTGGAAGGCTCGGAGGAGAAGTTTCCCCTGGCAGAGGTGGGCGCCGTGGCGCTGCACGGAAACGTGCAGATGAGCACGCAGGCCATTCATCTTTGCGCCGCAAATGACATCGCCGTGCACTGGTTCGGCGGGGGCGGGGCCTATCTTGCGGGGCTTGCGTCCGGGGCGGGACAGGTGCAGCGCAGGCTGCGCCAATATCAGGCCCTGGCCGACCCGGAAATCGCGTTCCATCTCGCCGGCCGCCTTGCCCACGCCAAAGTGGAGGGCCAACTGCGCTATTTGCTCCGCGCCACCAGGGGACGCCCGCGTGACGGAGTCACCTCGGACGCCGTGCACACCATGCGTCGGGCCCTTTCCGGAATAGCCTCCGCGGAATCGCGGGAGGAACTGCGCGGACAGGAGGGGATTGCCGCCCGTGCCTGGTTTGAAATCTTCCCCAACAAGCTGCTGGCAGAGGGGGTGCCGGAGGAAATGCGCTCTTCCGGGCGCACCCGCCGGCCGCCAAAGGACCGGTTCAACGCCGTGCTCAGCTTCGGCTACGCCCTGCTGCACCGCAGTGTCATGCAGGCGCTCATCAATGTCGGTTTGGAGCCCGCGTTCGGTTTTTACCACACCCCAAGGTCTGCGGCGCATCCGCTGGCCCTGGACCTTATGGAACTCTTTCGCGTGCCCCTGTGGGATATTCCGCTGCTGGGTTCCCTCAACCGAAAGCAATGGGATGTCAAAGCGGACTTCATGGTTTCCCGGGCCTCGGTGTGGCTTTCGGACTCGGGGCGAAGAAAGGCCATCGAGCTTTACGAACGGCGCCTTCAGGAATCATGGCGTCATCCCGTGGTCGGCTATTCCCTGTCCTATGCCCGCGCCATTGAACTTGAGGCGCGCCTGCTGGAAAAGGAATGGACCGGCAACCCTGGCCTCTTTGCCCGTTCAAGGCTGAGGTGA
- the cas2 gene encoding CRISPR-associated endonuclease Cas2 — MKHWHMVTYDIRDEKRLRKVARIMEGYGVRIQYSVFRCYLSDRQVERMRWEIACVTEKEDDMMVVRLCPHCVARLRSANPELNWPETPKLWKIL, encoded by the coding sequence ATGAAGCACTGGCACATGGTTACCTATGACATCCGGGACGAAAAACGCCTGCGCAAGGTCGCCCGGATCATGGAGGGGTACGGGGTGCGCATCCAGTACAGCGTGTTCCGCTGCTACCTGTCCGACAGGCAGGTTGAGCGGATGCGCTGGGAAATCGCCTGTGTCACCGAAAAGGAGGATGACATGATGGTGGTGCGCCTCTGCCCCCACTGCGTGGCCCGGCTGCGAAGCGCCAACCCCGAGTTGAATTGGCCCGAAACCCCAAAACTCTGGAAAATTCTGTGA
- the uvrA gene encoding excinuclease ABC subunit UvrA, with translation MSPKNTPKRAHDRILIKGAREHNLKNLTLELPRDRLIVITGLSGSGKSSLAFDTLYAEGQRRYVESLSAYARQFLEQMDKPDVDYIEGLSPAISIEQKTTHRNPRSTVGTVTEIYDYLRLLFARVGRPYCYGCGKPVESQTPQSIVDGVLSLPEGTRAQVMAPLVRQRKGTYQKVFEDVKRQGFVRVRVDGQFFHVDDEIPLERYVKHDIDVVVDRIVVKEGVKKRLTDSVETCLKLGQGLIRLWVEEPGAPVRELLQSENLACLDCGIVFEELEPRSFSFNNPHGACPKCTGLGTVMEVDPDLVVPDINLSIYDGAVRPWSMRRLLDGMYRKALQSVCHHYNQDHHTPWRHLPEWFTRTVLYGSGDEEVAFSYSNEQRTYETRRPFEGVIPNLERRYRETDSSRAREMIGEFMSSRPCHACKGARLRPEARSVRVGDRTILDVTAMSIAEGLSFFTGLKFSKSEEIIAGRVIKEIRERLGFLNSVGLNYLSLDRQAGTLSGGESQRIRLATQIGSGLVGVLYILDEPSIGLHQRDNAKLLATLERLRDLGNTVIVVEHDEDTIRAADWVLDLGPGAGIHGGEIVAAGTPADIMRRPKSLTGQYLSGKLEIAVPETRRAGNGQRITIRGARHNNLKKVDVSLPLGTLTCVTGVSGSGKSSLINETLYPAVARRLYGSADARPGAHDGMDGLEHIDKIIDIDQSPIGRTPRSNPATYTGLFAPIRDLFCKTVEARARGYEPGRFSFNVKGGRCEECEGNGLITIEMHFLPDVYVPCDVCHGARYNRDTLEVRYRGKNIAEVLGMTVEEGSEFFKNIPAVFGKLKTLHDVGLDYIKLGQAATTLSGGEAQRVKLATELSKRQTGRTLYILDEPTTGLHAADVDKLLGVLHRLADYGNTVVVIEHNLDVIKTADWIVDLGPEGGDKGGRILAEGTPEQIAKCAKSHTGQFLRHKLQPERSRTEKAGK, from the coding sequence ATGTCACCGAAAAACACCCCCAAACGGGCCCATGACCGCATTTTAATCAAGGGCGCCCGCGAGCATAACCTGAAGAACCTGACGCTGGAACTGCCCCGCGACCGGCTGATCGTCATCACGGGGCTGAGCGGTTCGGGGAAGTCGAGCCTGGCCTTTGACACGCTGTACGCGGAGGGGCAGCGGCGCTATGTGGAGAGCCTTTCCGCCTACGCCCGGCAGTTCCTGGAGCAGATGGACAAGCCGGATGTGGACTATATCGAGGGGCTGAGCCCGGCCATCTCCATTGAGCAGAAGACGACCCACCGCAACCCGCGCTCCACGGTGGGCACGGTGACGGAAATTTACGACTACCTGCGCCTGCTTTTCGCGCGGGTGGGCAGGCCCTACTGTTACGGATGCGGCAAGCCGGTCGAGTCGCAGACGCCCCAGAGCATTGTGGACGGGGTGCTGTCCCTGCCGGAGGGGACGCGGGCGCAGGTGATGGCGCCGCTGGTGCGCCAGCGCAAGGGCACGTACCAGAAGGTCTTCGAGGACGTGAAGCGCCAGGGCTTTGTCCGGGTGCGGGTGGACGGCCAGTTTTTTCATGTGGATGATGAGATTCCGCTGGAGCGCTACGTCAAGCATGACATAGACGTGGTGGTGGACCGGATCGTGGTGAAGGAGGGGGTGAAGAAGCGGCTGACGGACTCGGTGGAGACCTGCCTGAAACTGGGTCAGGGCCTCATCCGCCTGTGGGTGGAGGAGCCGGGCGCGCCCGTGCGTGAGCTGCTCCAGAGCGAGAATCTCGCCTGCCTGGACTGCGGCATCGTCTTTGAGGAGCTGGAACCGCGCAGTTTCTCTTTCAACAACCCCCACGGGGCCTGCCCGAAATGCACGGGCCTGGGCACGGTGATGGAGGTGGACCCGGATCTGGTGGTGCCGGACATCAACCTGTCCATATACGACGGGGCGGTGCGCCCGTGGAGCATGCGGCGGCTGCTGGACGGGATGTACCGCAAGGCGCTCCAGTCGGTGTGCCACCATTACAACCAGGACCACCACACCCCGTGGCGGCATCTGCCCGAGTGGTTCACGAGGACGGTCCTGTACGGTTCGGGGGACGAGGAGGTCGCCTTCTCCTACTCGAACGAGCAGCGCACCTATGAGACCCGCCGCCCCTTCGAGGGCGTCATCCCGAATCTGGAGCGGCGCTACCGCGAGACCGACTCGTCCCGCGCGCGGGAGATGATCGGCGAGTTCATGTCGTCGCGCCCGTGCCACGCCTGCAAGGGGGCGCGGCTCCGGCCCGAGGCGCGGTCCGTGCGCGTGGGGGACAGGACCATCCTCGACGTCACGGCCATGTCCATCGCCGAGGGCCTGTCCTTTTTCACGGGGCTGAAATTCTCGAAGTCCGAGGAGATCATCGCCGGACGGGTCATCAAGGAAATCCGCGAGCGGCTGGGTTTCCTCAACAGCGTGGGACTCAACTATCTCTCCCTGGACCGGCAGGCGGGGACCCTTTCCGGGGGCGAGTCGCAGCGCATCCGCCTGGCCACGCAGATAGGCTCGGGGCTGGTGGGCGTGCTGTACATCCTGGACGAGCCGAGCATCGGCCTGCACCAGCGGGACAACGCGAAACTGCTGGCCACGCTGGAGCGCCTGCGCGACCTGGGGAACACGGTCATCGTGGTGGAGCATGACGAGGACACCATCCGCGCGGCGGACTGGGTGCTGGACCTGGGCCCCGGCGCGGGGATACACGGCGGGGAGATTGTGGCCGCGGGCACACCCGCCGACATCATGCGCAGGCCCAAGTCGCTTACGGGGCAGTACCTGTCGGGGAAACTGGAGATTGCCGTGCCGGAAACCCGGCGCGCGGGGAACGGCCAGCGGATCACCATCCGGGGCGCGCGCCACAACAACCTGAAAAAGGTGGACGTGTCCCTGCCTCTGGGCACCCTCACCTGCGTGACCGGCGTGTCCGGTTCGGGCAAGTCCAGCCTGATCAACGAGACCCTGTACCCGGCGGTGGCGCGGCGGCTTTACGGGAGCGCGGACGCGCGCCCCGGCGCGCACGACGGCATGGACGGGCTGGAGCACATAGACAAGATCATAGACATAGACCAGTCGCCCATCGGGCGGACGCCGCGCTCGAACCCCGCGACGTACACGGGGCTTTTCGCGCCCATCCGCGATCTGTTCTGCAAGACCGTGGAGGCGCGCGCGCGGGGCTACGAGCCGGGCCGGTTCAGCTTCAACGTGAAGGGCGGGCGCTGCGAGGAGTGCGAGGGCAACGGGCTCATCACCATCGAGATGCACTTTCTGCCGGATGTCTATGTGCCCTGCGACGTGTGCCATGGGGCGCGCTACAACCGGGACACGCTGGAGGTCCGCTACCGGGGGAAGAACATCGCCGAGGTCCTCGGCATGACCGTCGAGGAGGGCAGCGAGTTCTTTAAGAACATCCCCGCCGTCTTCGGAAAACTCAAGACCCTGCACGACGTGGGGCTGGACTACATCAAGCTCGGCCAGGCCGCCACCACGCTGTCCGGCGGCGAGGCCCAGCGGGTGAAACTGGCCACGGAGCTCTCAAAGCGTCAGACGGGCCGTACCCTGTACATTCTGGACGAGCCGACCACGGGCCTTCACGCCGCCGATGTGGACAAACTGCTCGGCGTGCTTCACCGGCTTGCGGACTACGGGAACACGGTGGTCGTCATCGAGCACAACCTGGACGTGATCAAGACGGCGGACTGGATTGTGGATCTTGGCCCCGAGGGCGGCGACAAGGGGGGGCGCATCCTCGCCGAGGGCACGCCGGAGCAGATTGCAAAATGCGCCAAGTCGCACACGGGTCAGTTCCTCAGGCATAAACTCCAGCCGGAACGGTCGCGGACGGAGAAGGCCGGGAAATAA